The Haloferax marinisediminis nucleotide sequence ACGGTGAAGATGGGCACGGACACGACGAAGCGGTCGGTTCGCCGACTGACACGGCCGAGGTGAAGATGGTAACCACCGATAACGGGTACCACTTCGAACCGCACGTCGTGCGTGTGAACGTCGGTGGGACTGTAACGTTCCACAACGAGAGCGGCACGCACTCGACGACGGCGTACCACCCAGATAACGACCAGCCACAGCTCGTTCCCGACGGGCAGCATCGTGGGATAGTGGTATCCTGTCGGAAGCAGGAGCAACCTTCGAACACACCTTCGAAACCGAGGGCGTCTACCACTACTACTGCACTCCCCACGAAGCGCTCGGCATGATTGCGACGGTAATCGTCGGCGAACCGGAGGCACACGGTCAACCCGCGTTAGAGAACATGCCGTCGGACAAGCCCGAGGAGGTCCAGAACAAGCTCAAGGAACTGAACGAGATGGTCAACAAAGCGCTCGGCCACGAACACTGACCACCTCCTGAATCCCAGGGGCCTCTGAACCCGAACCCGAAGACCAGAACGTGTTGACAGTGGGGTCGGTGGTGAGAGGGAATTGTCTGCCACCACCTTCCGGATTTCTCGTGACTCCACAAAAACTCGTTCGGTATATCGACATAAGGTATATCGACTCCAGGAGTCCAAGAGAGTGAATTGTGTTCTCTGGAGCGGGCTACTCCTACAGGACTCAAGCTCTCGGCCACGAACACTGATCAACGAATAGACGGGGATCCGTTGGGGTGTCTACTCCCTGTTTGTCTATTGCGCCTGTGCTGACTAGAGAGAGCAAATTTACCAATCAGTGCGCCGTCTCGCCCGTACATTGTACCGACTGACTCGGAAAGAGTACTCGACCTTCCCCGTCGACAGTCGACAACTCAATTCTGTGCTGGGTCTTCGACACGTCGCGTGCTGGCGTTGGGTTCGAACACAGTAGCCAACTTCTCGCGCATCGCCTGCCGGCGGAACGAGCGGCGTCGTTCCTCTGAGAGATAGTTCGACATGACGACTTCGGTGCTTTTGGACCCCTGGTCGGCCGCGACGCCTTCCAACTGCGAGAGCATGTCGTCGACTGCTTCCTGGTAAGCCGTGTACCAGAACCGCCGACAGAGTTTCGCGGTCGGCGTCTGGCCGTCGACTGTCACGCCCGCATCGGTGGCGAGTCGCTTGAACCGTCGATTGACTGTCTCGCGGGCGATGTGGCCAGTCGAGGACCGAGAGGATGGAAAGAGCGCGCCGTTCCAGTCTTCGTCGGAGAGGTCGTCGATTCGGTCGGCCACGGCATCGACGCCGTAGAGGAGTGCCACTGTCCCCGGTCCGTT carries:
- a CDS encoding plastocyanin/azurin family copper-binding protein translates to MSEAGATFEHTFETEGVYHYYCTPHEALGMIATVIVGEPEAHGQPALENMPSDKPEEVQNKLKELNEMVNKALGHEH
- a CDS encoding cupredoxin domain-containing protein encodes the protein MSEDNLTRRRMLQLTGSAAAIGLAGCAGAPASDGQNQAQAADESHTETEAAEESHDDSESGHGEEEEGHSDEEEGHGEDGHGHDEAVGSPTDTAEVKMVTTDNGYHFEPHVVRVNVGGTVTFHNESGTHSTTAYHPDNDQPQLVPDGQHRGIVVSCRKQEQPSNTPSKPRASTTTTALPTKRSA